The following proteins are encoded in a genomic region of uncultured Hyphomonas sp.:
- the gap gene encoding type I glyceraldehyde-3-phosphate dehydrogenase produces the protein MTVRVAINGFGRIGRLVLRSIIENDRKDIEVAAINDLGPVATNAHLLRFDSVHGRFPADVQVDGDKIVINGKPILCTAIRDPKDLPHRELDIDIAMECTGIFADKEKASAHLAAGAKRVLVSAPATNADKTIVFGVNHDLLTKEDLVVSNASCTTNCLSPVAKVLHDLVGIEKGMMTTIHSYTNDQPSLDQMHKDLYRGRAAAVSMIPTSTGAAKAVGLVLPELNGKLDGISVRVPTPNVSVVDLKFVSKKKTTPEEINAAIKAAADGPMKGVLGYTDQPNVSIDFVHDPHSSIFHLDQTKVMDGNFCSILTWYDNEWGFSTRMADTALAMAKLI, from the coding sequence ATGACCGTTCGCGTTGCAATCAATGGTTTTGGCCGCATCGGCCGCCTGGTCCTGCGCTCCATCATCGAAAACGACCGCAAGGACATCGAAGTTGCCGCGATCAACGACCTTGGCCCGGTCGCCACCAACGCACACCTTCTACGCTTCGACTCCGTGCATGGCCGTTTCCCGGCCGACGTGCAGGTCGACGGCGACAAGATCGTCATCAATGGCAAGCCGATCCTCTGCACCGCCATCCGCGACCCGAAAGACCTGCCGCACCGCGAGCTGGACATCGATATCGCGATGGAATGTACCGGCATCTTCGCTGACAAGGAAAAGGCTTCCGCCCACCTCGCAGCGGGTGCTAAGCGCGTGCTGGTCTCCGCTCCGGCCACCAATGCCGACAAGACCATCGTGTTCGGTGTGAACCACGACCTGCTGACCAAGGAAGACCTCGTCGTCTCCAACGCATCGTGCACCACGAACTGCCTCTCGCCGGTCGCCAAGGTCCTGCATGACCTGGTCGGCATCGAGAAGGGCATGATGACCACGATCCACTCCTACACGAACGACCAGCCGTCGCTCGACCAGATGCACAAGGACCTCTATCGCGGCCGCGCAGCTGCCGTGTCGATGATCCCGACCTCCACCGGCGCCGCCAAGGCTGTCGGCCTGGTCCTGCCGGAACTGAACGGCAAGCTGGACGGCATCTCGGTCCGCGTGCCGACGCCGAACGTCTCTGTCGTCGACCTGAAATTCGTTTCCAAGAAGAAGACGACCCCGGAAGAGATCAATGCGGCCATCAAGGCGGCCGCCGATGGCCCGATGAAGGGCGTCCTCGGCTACACTGACCAGCCGAACGTCTCCATCGACTTCGTGCACGATCCGCACTCCTCGATCTTCCACCTCGACCAGACCAAGGTGATGGACGGCAATTTCTGCTCGATCCTGACCTGGTACGATAATGAGTGGGGCTTCTCGACCCGTATGGCGGACACCGCGCTCGCCATGGCGAAACTCATCTAA
- a CDS encoding phosphoglycerate kinase: MSSFRRIEDAGDLTGKTALVRVDFNVPMADGKVTDDTRLRSALPTVEALRGNGAKVVLLAHFGRPKGQIVPEMSLKPIAAAFADVLDAPVHFAENCGFGPKAKAFVTSRAPRDVILMENTRFEAGEETNDPALAESIAALGDLFVNDAFSAAHRAHASTEGVTHFIPAYAGKAMETELDALEKALGTPQRPVVAVVGGAKVSTKIDLLKNLVSKVDMLAIGGGMANTFLAAKGVDVGKSLCEHDLAETALTIMKNAEESGCEILLPLDVAVATEFKAHAPDHRVCKADEVAASEMILDAGPHTVTVLSEAMDKAKTLVWNGPLGAFELEPFDTATVAAARAAAERTKAGKLIAVAGGGDTVAAMNHAGVTADLTFVSTAGGAFLEWMEGKPLPGVEALKA; encoded by the coding sequence ATGTCCTCTTTCCGCCGTATCGAAGATGCCGGAGACCTGACCGGCAAGACCGCCCTTGTCCGCGTCGATTTCAACGTTCCGATGGCGGACGGCAAGGTCACCGACGACACGCGTCTGCGCTCCGCGCTGCCGACCGTTGAGGCCTTGCGCGGGAATGGGGCGAAAGTCGTCCTGCTCGCACACTTCGGCCGCCCGAAAGGCCAAATCGTGCCGGAGATGAGCCTGAAGCCGATCGCGGCAGCCTTCGCAGACGTGCTGGATGCGCCGGTGCACTTCGCGGAAAATTGCGGCTTCGGCCCGAAGGCGAAGGCGTTCGTTACCAGCCGCGCGCCGCGCGATGTGATCCTGATGGAGAACACCCGCTTTGAAGCCGGCGAAGAGACGAACGACCCGGCGCTGGCAGAATCCATTGCCGCGCTCGGCGACCTGTTCGTGAACGATGCATTCTCTGCCGCCCACCGTGCCCATGCATCGACCGAAGGCGTGACCCATTTTATTCCGGCCTATGCCGGCAAGGCGATGGAGACCGAACTCGACGCGCTGGAAAAGGCGCTCGGCACGCCGCAGCGTCCGGTCGTGGCCGTGGTCGGCGGGGCGAAAGTCTCGACCAAGATCGACCTCCTGAAGAACCTCGTTTCCAAAGTGGACATGCTGGCCATCGGCGGCGGCATGGCGAACACGTTCCTGGCCGCCAAGGGCGTGGATGTCGGCAAGTCGCTTTGCGAGCATGACCTTGCCGAGACGGCGCTGACGATCATGAAGAACGCCGAGGAGTCCGGTTGCGAAATCCTGCTGCCGCTGGACGTTGCCGTCGCCACCGAGTTCAAGGCCCATGCCCCGGACCACCGGGTCTGCAAAGCCGACGAAGTGGCCGCGAGCGAGATGATCCTCGATGCCGGTCCGCACACGGTGACGGTTCTGTCCGAAGCCATGGACAAGGCCAAAACGCTGGTCTGGAACGGCCCGCTTGGCGCGTTCGAGCTGGAACCGTTCGACACCGCCACGGTGGCCGCTGCCCGCGCTGCGGCAGAGCGCACCAAGGCCGGCAAGCTGATCGCCGTAGCCGGTGGCGGCGACACGGTTGCTGCGATGAACCATGCTGGCGTTACAGCAGACCTCACCTTTGTTTCGACGGCAGGCGGCGCCTTCCTCGAATGGATGGAAGGCAAGCCGCTGCCGGGTGTGGAAGCGCTGAAAGCCTGA
- a CDS encoding fructose bisphosphate aldolase, translating to MTVVEMANETMTKQAAEKAGFIAALDQSGGSTPKALRLYGIEEDAYSNDEEMFGLIHDMRARIIKSPAFNGDKVMGAILFERTMDGEIDGVPTAEYLWKERSVVPFLKVDKGLADEESGVQVMKPMPDLDALLERAVAKGIFGTKMRSVINAANEEGIAAVVAQQFDVGRQILGHGLVPIIEPEVTISISDKAAAEDILLAEILKQLDALGHDKQVMLKLTLPETANLYKPLVDHPRVMRVVALSGGYSRDEANNRLASNTGMIASFSRALTEGLSAKQSDADFDAALAASIDSIYQASKAG from the coding sequence ATGACGGTAGTTGAAATGGCAAACGAGACCATGACGAAGCAGGCAGCAGAGAAGGCGGGCTTCATTGCCGCGCTTGACCAGTCTGGCGGTTCCACCCCGAAGGCGCTGCGCCTCTACGGCATTGAAGAAGACGCGTACTCGAACGATGAGGAAATGTTCGGCCTCATCCACGACATGCGGGCCCGCATCATCAAGTCACCAGCCTTCAATGGTGACAAGGTGATGGGCGCGATCCTCTTCGAGCGCACCATGGACGGTGAAATCGACGGCGTGCCGACAGCTGAATATCTCTGGAAAGAGCGCAGCGTCGTTCCGTTCCTGAAAGTCGACAAGGGCCTTGCCGACGAAGAAAGCGGCGTTCAGGTCATGAAGCCGATGCCGGATCTCGATGCCCTGCTGGAGCGCGCGGTCGCCAAAGGCATCTTCGGCACCAAGATGCGTTCAGTCATCAATGCTGCGAACGAGGAAGGCATCGCTGCCGTCGTCGCCCAGCAGTTCGACGTCGGCCGCCAGATCCTCGGCCACGGCCTGGTTCCGATCATCGAGCCGGAAGTCACGATCTCCATTTCCGACAAGGCTGCTGCAGAGGACATCCTGCTCGCAGAAATCCTGAAGCAGCTGGACGCCCTCGGCCATGACAAGCAGGTCATGCTGAAGCTGACGCTGCCGGAGACGGCAAACCTCTACAAGCCGCTGGTCGACCATCCGCGCGTGATGCGCGTCGTGGCCCTGTCGGGCGGCTATTCGCGTGACGAGGCCAACAATCGCCTCGCGTCGAACACCGGCATGATCGCGTCCTTCTCGCGCGCCCTGACCGAAGGCCTTTCGGCCAAGCAGAGCGATGCAGACTTCGATGCCGCGCTCGCCGCGTCCATCGACAGCATCTACCAGGCCTCCAAAGCTGGCTGA
- a CDS encoding DUF2798 domain-containing protein, which produces MSRKLPARAYQTVFSALMALFMSFLMSGAITAINIGLPPDFIALWMHAWAYAFSIALPVIMIVAPAVRALTGRLVETPVQKQAAQPAPR; this is translated from the coding sequence ATGTCGCGCAAACTGCCTGCCCGCGCCTATCAGACCGTATTCAGCGCGCTCATGGCCCTGTTCATGAGCTTCCTGATGTCCGGGGCCATCACGGCGATCAATATCGGCCTGCCGCCGGATTTCATCGCACTCTGGATGCACGCTTGGGCTTACGCCTTTTCCATCGCCTTGCCGGTGATCATGATTGTCGCCCCGGCCGTGCGTGCGTTGACCGGACGCCTCGTCGAGACGCCCGTCCAGAAACAGGCCGCACAACCGGCGCCGCGCTGA
- the thiE gene encoding thiamine phosphate synthase, translating into MTDNIPPRPRTRLYLITPPQIADVEGFAAILETALSAGDVACLQLRLKGADGMTDMQATREVSAAVTEMAQAYGAAVLINDSPQLAVELGADGVHVGWDDMPVKEARAIVGKDMIIGATAKNSRHVAMQAGEAGADYVAFGAFYPTATKAGTVPASPELLEIWQESMEIPCVAIGGITVENAAPLVTAGADFIAVSAGVWDHPEGAPAAVAAFNALLASLAAD; encoded by the coding sequence ATGACTGACAATATTCCGCCCCGGCCCCGCACACGGCTCTACCTGATCACACCTCCGCAGATTGCGGATGTGGAAGGCTTCGCTGCGATTCTCGAAACCGCGCTGTCGGCAGGTGATGTGGCGTGCCTGCAGCTGCGTCTCAAGGGCGCTGATGGCATGACAGATATGCAGGCGACGCGGGAAGTGAGTGCCGCAGTCACCGAAATGGCGCAGGCCTATGGCGCGGCCGTCCTGATCAATGACAGCCCCCAGCTGGCTGTCGAGCTAGGCGCAGATGGCGTCCATGTCGGCTGGGATGACATGCCGGTGAAAGAGGCCCGCGCGATTGTCGGCAAGGACATGATCATCGGGGCGACCGCCAAGAATTCCCGCCATGTTGCGATGCAGGCAGGGGAGGCGGGGGCCGACTATGTCGCCTTCGGCGCTTTCTATCCCACCGCCACCAAGGCGGGCACGGTGCCGGCGAGCCCTGAACTGCTGGAGATCTGGCAGGAAAGCATGGAAATCCCGTGCGTCGCCATCGGCGGCATTACGGTGGAGAATGCTGCGCCGCTGGTGACGGCTGGCGCCGATTTCATCGCCGTCTCGGCAGGTGTCTGGGATCATCCGGAGGGGGCACCCGCGGCGGTCGCCGCCTTCAATGCGCTGCTGGCTTCCTTGGCAGCGGATTAA
- a CDS encoding inositol monophosphatase family protein, producing MSKPSPVGSVMIAAARAAGRSLARDFGEVENLQVSKKGPADFVSNADHRAEEIIFTHLSKARPGYGFVMEERGIVEGTDKSNRFIVDPLDGTLNFLHGQPHFAVSIALERDGELLTGVIFDVAKNEIFWAETGRGAWLDNRKLRVAARRDLHESVIATGTPWHGKSEDSHVTFAREVAAMTPATAGIRRNGSAALDLAWTAAGRFDGFWERNLQPWDIAAGIVLVREAGGVISEIDGGDVLQTGSILAANSDLHPKLEKQIRHAASFGKAASV from the coding sequence ATGTCAAAGCCTTCTCCCGTTGGATCCGTAATGATCGCTGCCGCCCGCGCTGCCGGGCGTTCGCTGGCGCGTGATTTTGGTGAAGTCGAAAACCTGCAGGTCTCCAAGAAAGGCCCGGCAGACTTCGTTTCCAACGCGGACCATCGCGCTGAAGAGATCATCTTCACCCACCTCTCCAAAGCCCGCCCCGGCTATGGTTTCGTGATGGAGGAGCGCGGCATTGTCGAAGGTACGGACAAGTCCAACCGTTTTATTGTCGACCCGCTGGACGGCACGCTGAACTTCTTGCACGGACAGCCGCATTTCGCCGTGTCCATCGCGCTGGAACGCGACGGCGAGCTGCTGACGGGCGTCATTTTCGATGTCGCCAAGAACGAGATCTTCTGGGCCGAAACCGGTCGCGGCGCCTGGCTCGACAATCGCAAGCTGCGCGTGGCTGCCCGCCGCGACCTGCATGAATCCGTCATCGCCACCGGCACGCCGTGGCACGGCAAGTCCGAAGACAGCCACGTCACCTTCGCGCGCGAAGTGGCAGCGATGACGCCGGCCACGGCCGGGATCCGCCGCAACGGCTCTGCCGCGCTGGACCTCGCCTGGACCGCCGCTGGCCGCTTCGATGGCTTCTGGGAGCGCAACCTCCAACCCTGGGACATCGCAGCCGGCATCGTGCTGGTCCGCGAAGCGGGCGGCGTGATCAGCGAGATTGATGGCGGCGACGTGCTGCAGACAGGTTCGATCCTGGCGGCCAACAGCGACCTGCATCCGAAGCTGGAAAAGCAGATCCGTCACGCGGCGTCCTTCGGCAAGGCCGCATCCGTCTGA
- a CDS encoding NAD(P)/FAD-dependent oxidoreductase, translating to MTQPDTDVLIIGAGLSGIGAAVHLGKQCPGKTYRIFEQRSAIGGTWDLFRYPGIRSDSDMHTLGFNFKPWTEAKAIADGPSIRNYIRETADEHDITRHIQFDTKIVAADWSSPDQVWHITAEDTKTGKRTELTARFLFMCGGYYNYDEGYRPDFPGEEAYKGQFVHPQHWPEDLDYAGKKVVIIGSGATAMTLVPAMTDKAGHVTMLQRSPTYVVSRPAVDKFANFLRAILPDSWAYALIRWRNVAFQQFFFRKTRDNPGQAKERLLKMVREELGPDYDVEKHFTPRYNPWEQRLCLVPDSDLFKVLKSGKASVETDHIETFTEKGIRLKSGKELEADIVVTATGLNLIFMNGVDVSLDGAKVDPGKLLNYKGVMLSNVPNLAVTFGYTNASWTLKADLTSEFVCRLIKRMDEKGATSAMPYLSAFPNETEPFVDFSSGYFQRVMDQFPRQHTEAPWKLHMSYFTDRKNLRELPIEDGVLQFTSPADAAAEKPALQAAE from the coding sequence ATGACACAGCCAGACACAGACGTTCTCATCATCGGTGCGGGCCTTTCAGGCATCGGCGCTGCCGTTCATCTCGGCAAGCAATGCCCCGGCAAGACCTATCGGATCTTCGAACAGCGCAGCGCCATTGGCGGGACGTGGGACCTGTTCCGCTATCCCGGCATCCGGTCGGATTCGGACATGCACACGCTGGGCTTCAACTTCAAACCCTGGACGGAGGCGAAAGCCATCGCCGATGGGCCGTCGATCCGGAACTATATCCGCGAGACGGCGGATGAGCATGACATAACCCGGCATATCCAGTTCGATACGAAGATCGTGGCGGCGGACTGGTCGAGCCCGGACCAGGTCTGGCACATCACGGCCGAAGACACGAAAACCGGCAAGCGCACCGAGCTGACCGCGCGTTTCCTGTTCATGTGCGGCGGCTACTACAATTATGACGAAGGCTACCGGCCGGACTTCCCCGGTGAGGAGGCCTACAAGGGCCAGTTCGTCCATCCGCAGCACTGGCCGGAAGACCTCGACTATGCCGGCAAGAAGGTCGTCATCATCGGTTCCGGCGCGACGGCCATGACGCTGGTGCCTGCCATGACGGACAAGGCCGGGCATGTCACCATGCTGCAGCGCTCGCCGACCTATGTCGTCTCCCGCCCCGCCGTAGACAAGTTCGCGAATTTCCTGCGCGCCATCCTGCCGGACAGCTGGGCCTATGCACTGATCCGCTGGCGGAATGTGGCGTTCCAGCAATTCTTCTTCCGCAAGACGCGCGATAATCCGGGGCAGGCGAAAGAGCGCCTGCTCAAAATGGTCCGCGAGGAGCTGGGCCCCGACTATGATGTCGAGAAGCATTTCACGCCGCGCTACAATCCGTGGGAACAGCGCCTCTGCCTGGTGCCGGACTCCGACCTGTTCAAAGTCCTGAAATCCGGCAAGGCCAGCGTCGAGACCGATCATATCGAGACCTTCACGGAGAAGGGGATCAGGCTGAAGTCCGGCAAGGAGCTGGAGGCCGATATCGTGGTGACGGCGACGGGCCTGAACCTGATCTTCATGAACGGTGTCGACGTCTCGCTCGACGGGGCGAAGGTCGATCCCGGCAAGCTGCTGAACTACAAGGGTGTCATGTTGTCGAACGTGCCAAACCTTGCGGTGACGTTCGGCTACACCAACGCGTCCTGGACGCTGAAGGCGGACCTGACCAGCGAATTTGTCTGCCGCCTGATCAAGCGGATGGATGAAAAGGGTGCCACCTCGGCGATGCCATACCTGTCGGCGTTCCCGAACGAGACCGAACCCTTCGTGGACTTCTCGTCCGGCTATTTCCAGCGGGTGATGGACCAGTTCCCGCGCCAGCACACCGAGGCGCCGTGGAAGCTGCACATGAGTTATTTCACCGACCGGAAGAATCTGCGCGAGCTGCCGATCGAGGATGGCGTGCTGCAGTTCACATCGCCGGCTGACGCGGCTGCCGAAAAACCGGCCCTCCAGGCGGCGGAATAA
- a CDS encoding ABC transporter transmembrane domain-containing protein — protein sequence MADTESQETIDRRATEPGGGQAMNRPKARTLKPLALLLPYAGRHWRTVAVALVFLVGAAALSLTLPILLGRAADSGQQAGGDAQKLLELVDRSFFWVAAAAIASGVLGAVRFYFVSRFGERIAADLRRDLYAHLLTLGPRYHAKMRSGEAVSRLTADITLIEQFLGTSASMATRTLITTFGALTMMLVVNWQLGLTLLAMLPVAMLPVVGVGRIIRTMSNRAQSRLADAGAEAAEALDAIELVQAYSREESRLANFTEAVEATFAAAMRRITARAFMIVMVSVLLFGGFVCVLWMGARAVATGEMSFGDLSAMVLYALYAGSGFGMLAEVYGEVMRAAGAADRAAEVLNAEPEIAPPARPRQMPEKVTGALSFDHVTFAYDEATNDGKPVSALTDFSLTVKPGEFVALVGPSGAGKTTVFRLALRLFDPQSGKVTLDGVASAEALPADWRRNFSYAPQESALFTGTAAENIGFGTDNPDEKLFEHAARMAEAMEFLSEKEGLATPLGQKGRNLSGGQRQRIALARALVRDAPVLLLDEATSALDSESEAAVRRAIENASEGRTTLVIAHRLSTVRRADRIVVMEHGQIAEEGSHEELVAKGGLYARLAELQFAEG from the coding sequence ATGGCCGACACGGAATCCCAGGAAACCATAGACCGGCGGGCCACCGAACCGGGCGGTGGACAGGCCATGAACCGCCCCAAGGCCCGCACCCTGAAGCCCCTGGCCCTGCTGTTACCCTATGCCGGACGGCACTGGCGCACCGTGGCTGTTGCACTCGTTTTCCTCGTTGGCGCAGCAGCCCTCAGCCTGACCCTGCCGATCCTGCTGGGCCGGGCGGCCGACAGCGGCCAGCAGGCAGGCGGCGACGCGCAGAAACTTCTGGAACTGGTCGACCGATCCTTCTTCTGGGTGGCCGCCGCCGCGATCGCTTCCGGCGTCTTGGGCGCGGTGCGCTTCTATTTCGTCTCCCGCTTCGGGGAGCGGATCGCGGCAGACCTGCGCCGGGACCTCTACGCCCACCTGCTGACCCTCGGACCTCGCTATCATGCGAAGATGCGCTCCGGTGAAGCCGTGTCCCGCCTGACAGCTGACATCACGCTCATCGAGCAGTTCCTCGGCACCTCCGCCTCGATGGCGACGCGGACGCTGATCACGACCTTTGGCGCGCTGACCATGATGCTGGTGGTCAACTGGCAGCTGGGCCTGACACTGCTGGCCATGCTGCCGGTCGCCATGCTGCCCGTCGTCGGCGTCGGCCGCATCATCCGCACCATGTCGAACCGGGCCCAGTCGCGCCTGGCCGATGCAGGCGCGGAAGCCGCCGAAGCTCTCGACGCCATCGAACTCGTGCAGGCCTATAGCCGCGAAGAAAGCCGCCTCGCCAATTTCACGGAGGCCGTGGAAGCGACTTTTGCCGCGGCCATGCGCCGGATCACGGCACGCGCCTTCATGATCGTCATGGTCTCCGTCCTGCTGTTCGGCGGATTTGTCTGTGTGCTCTGGATGGGTGCCCGGGCCGTCGCGACCGGCGAGATGAGTTTTGGCGACCTCTCCGCCATGGTGCTCTATGCCCTCTATGCCGGGTCGGGCTTCGGCATGCTGGCGGAAGTCTATGGTGAGGTGATGCGCGCCGCAGGCGCTGCCGACCGCGCCGCCGAAGTGCTGAACGCCGAACCTGAGATCGCCCCGCCCGCCCGGCCCCGGCAGATGCCGGAAAAAGTGACTGGCGCGCTCAGCTTCGACCATGTCACCTTCGCTTATGACGAGGCGACGAATGACGGAAAGCCCGTCTCTGCGCTGACGGATTTCTCCCTGACAGTCAAACCCGGCGAGTTCGTCGCCCTTGTCGGCCCCAGCGGCGCGGGCAAGACGACCGTGTTCCGACTGGCCCTGCGCCTCTTCGATCCGCAGTCTGGCAAAGTGACGCTGGACGGCGTCGCTTCGGCTGAGGCCCTGCCCGCTGACTGGCGGCGCAACTTCTCCTATGCCCCGCAGGAATCGGCCCTGTTCACCGGCACCGCCGCCGAGAATATCGGTTTTGGTACGGACAATCCGGACGAAAAGCTGTTCGAACATGCCGCCCGCATGGCAGAAGCGATGGAGTTCCTGTCAGAGAAGGAAGGCCTTGCGACGCCGCTTGGGCAGAAAGGGCGCAACCTCTCCGGCGGCCAGCGCCAGCGGATTGCGCTCGCCCGCGCGCTGGTGCGGGACGCACCGGTCCTCCTGCTGGATGAGGCAACCTCCGCGCTCGATTCAGAGAGCGAAGCCGCCGTGCGCCGCGCCATCGAGAACGCTTCCGAAGGGCGCACCACGCTCGTCATCGCGCACCGCCTGTCCACCGTCCGCCGCGCAGACCGGATCGTCGTCATGGAGCACGGCCAGATCGCGGAGGAAGGCAGCCATGAGGAACTGGTGGCGAAAGGCGGGCTCTATGCCCGCCTTGCCGAATTACAGTTTGCGGAAGGCTGA
- the rpmE gene encoding 50S ribosomal protein L31, with translation MKKEGHPDYHFITVVMTDGTEYQTRSTYGAEGDRLVLDIDSKSHPAWTGGDGKLMDRGGRVSRFKDKFKGFV, from the coding sequence ATGAAAAAAGAAGGTCATCCCGACTATCACTTCATCACCGTGGTGATGACGGACGGCACCGAGTACCAGACGCGCTCGACCTATGGCGCTGAAGGCGACCGTCTCGTGCTGGACATCGACTCCAAATCGCACCCGGCCTGGACCGGCGGCGACGGCAAGCTGATGGACCGCGGTGGCCGCGTGTCCCGCTTCAAGGACAAGTTCAAAGGCTTCGTCTAG
- a CDS encoding thermonuclease family protein translates to MGRSGRIKEWLITFVVLAGIAFGIAVAAREPASKGASASFDTSSVYWSDGDSGRLADGVEFRLHGVDAPETGPLDWVSGAKCERERELGYAAKARVRELTRAGALTVSFNYGPDRYGRLVVDLSLEGQDLAALLVAGGTHRTWDYDGGDSKPNWCTGRTQGPVTGS, encoded by the coding sequence ATGGGACGCAGTGGCCGGATCAAGGAATGGTTGATCACGTTCGTGGTGCTGGCTGGCATCGCGTTCGGTATTGCTGTGGCGGCGAGGGAGCCCGCCAGCAAGGGCGCCAGTGCGAGCTTCGATACCTCGTCAGTCTACTGGTCCGACGGAGATTCCGGCCGCCTCGCCGATGGTGTGGAGTTCCGGCTTCATGGTGTGGATGCCCCTGAGACCGGCCCGCTGGACTGGGTTTCCGGCGCAAAATGCGAGCGGGAACGCGAACTCGGCTATGCGGCGAAGGCGCGGGTTCGAGAATTGACCCGGGCAGGGGCGCTCACAGTTTCATTCAATTACGGACCAGACCGGTATGGCCGCCTGGTGGTCGACCTGTCGCTGGAAGGACAGGATCTTGCTGCGCTGCTGGTCGCTGGCGGCACGCACAGGACCTGGGACTATGACGGCGGCGATTCCAAACCGAATTGGTGTACGGGCCGTACACAAGGGCCGGTTACCGGATCCTGA
- a CDS encoding TlpA disulfide reductase family protein translates to MRRYAIPGLFLVGVIAIVYVLISAGIGKPDENPLAKFATGELAKLDFASSGEPAGTAPFYLADGSSSTLDEFKGKTILVNFWATWCAPCEKEMPSLGALQKARGGDSFEVVAISVDAAEDKDYAEKRLGQLGAPNIPFRIVTPEQYELVYASGVQGFPTSILYGPDGTEIARLAGEADWASFEAVGFIDALLER, encoded by the coding sequence ATGCGGCGCTACGCCATTCCCGGCCTCTTCTTGGTCGGTGTGATCGCAATTGTCTACGTGCTGATCAGCGCAGGCATCGGAAAACCTGATGAAAATCCGCTGGCAAAGTTCGCAACAGGCGAACTGGCCAAGCTGGATTTCGCCAGTTCGGGCGAACCGGCCGGCACCGCCCCCTTCTATCTGGCTGACGGATCGTCCAGCACGCTGGACGAATTCAAGGGCAAGACCATCCTCGTGAACTTCTGGGCGACCTGGTGCGCTCCCTGCGAAAAGGAGATGCCGTCGCTGGGCGCCCTGCAGAAAGCCCGCGGCGGAGACAGTTTCGAAGTCGTCGCCATCAGCGTCGATGCTGCCGAAGACAAGGACTATGCCGAGAAACGCCTCGGCCAGCTGGGTGCGCCTAACATTCCGTTCCGCATCGTGACGCCTGAACAGTATGAACTCGTCTATGCCAGCGGTGTGCAGGGCTTCCCGACCAGCATCCTTTACGGGCCGGACGGCACGGAAATCGCGCGCCTCGCCGGTGAAGCTGATTGGGCATCCTTCGAAGCGGTCGGCTTTATCGACGCCCTACTCGAACGTTGA